From the genome of Labrus mixtus chromosome 17, fLabMix1.1, whole genome shotgun sequence:
CAATCTGACACCTGAGTTTCTGTTTACAATATTACAATATTCTTACACACCTGTCGAATTTCACCATGTGCCTAAGTCACTTGGTCCAGACCCACAGGTTGGTTTATAGGATGTCCCAATGCTTGGCAATACTTCAGTCTGCTGTCCTGAAGGTCCTGCTCTCACTTCATCTTAACTTTGATAACTGGTTTTTCCTGCTGTCTGTAGAcacagagaccccccccccccccagagtaACAACACAATAGAGTCTTTCATGGTTTACAGGTCAGCGTACTTCACAGAGCCTGATGTCTCTAATGAGTCTGTGAGATAAAGACCTCATTATTATGTAGAGCAATTCAATCTTACAGTTAGTTTCGTCACATGCTTGTAGAGTAAACATAATTTTCTTCATCCTCTGACTCCAAAACTTAGACCACAAAAGGCAGCGTCCTACAGGAGGAACACCCTCTTTATATCTTATGgcttcaaatatttacatttgaacAATGATTAACATATGGTGCCTGATTGTCTTAGTTATCTGGTTGCATACTCTATGCTCTTTGTTGtcacttttttcatgtttgatgttttttatgtcaGTTTGTGTTCCTGTGTCTTACATTCACCTTTTCTGAACTAGCGGCCAGCTGAAATGTGTTAATATGTGCTTTCGTTAACGCCTTTTTAACCACATAACGAGCAGAAAACAAAGCTGGGGGGGATTCAAAATGGTGTCATCAtgcagtttgtccagcagagggctctGACTTGGGCACTTTTTAAAGCACAGAACAGCTGAACAGACCGTGTTGAAATATGCCTATTTGTAAAAAAGGTAAAACGATGTTTCAGTAAAACTACAAAAGTCAAGGTTTTGTTATGCAGCTTGTTAATGAGACTTTAGTTATTAGATGAGAGAGAAACCTACAGCtgtgtatcatctgcatataatgATAGCTTCTAACCTGTTTCCTTATTATCTCACCAAgcaagcaaaataaaaacactagtGGTCTAAGGATGGATCCCAGGGGAACTCCATGTCAGATGGAAACAGAAATTCAAAACATAATTAGAAAATTAGTTTAAACAAATTAACATCATGACAtaattttgcatattttaagTATATTTAAAGAATTCAGCCCTCTGAAGACCTCACCAGAGTCACATCAGACCGACACCCATAAAGGTCTTTGTTTCATCAAAGTAAAGTTTATTATTGCATTGGCTGTCATATTGGTATAAGGATGGCTGTAGTTCAGACCGCATTACCCACAGGTGTGTAACCTGGAGCTGCTCGTTGCAGGTCTCTGTCGGCTGTTGAGAGGAGGGCGGCAGGATGAGTGGGGCAGCTCTGGGTATCGAGATCGTGGTGGTGTTCTTCCTCGCTCTGTTCCTGCTGCACCGGTATGGAGACTTCAAGAAGCAGCAGCGCATGGTGCTGTTCGGCACGCTGCTGGCCTGGTACCTGTGCTTcctcattgtcttcattttacCCCTGGACGTCAGCACGGTCAGTGGAAGGTCGAGTCTAAACGTCTCATTCATGAAAGTGGACACAAacctgaactgtgtgtgtgtgtgtgtgtgtttgtccgcTCCTCACAGACCATCTATAAGCAGTGTAAGATAGACCACGCCTCTGCCAACCCAATACCGTCCAATcacacagcagcaaacacatCTGCCACACCCACTAAAAGGTGAGTATACTGCAGTGACTCGTTCAAAGTTTAATGTGCAGTTTAAAGAACTCAAACCTTTAAGATCGTAGAagtccatccctctctctctttaatcaAACATGGCGTCTGGAATGTGCATCATTTTAAGGGAATAAAGAAGAAACCTGAGAACTAGAACATctcagcccccccccaccccccacacgcacacacacactttgtaagacccaaacaaacacaaactaataCAAAGTTTGCCCTGCTTTTCAGCTTTACGGTCGACTTGTCGGCTTTTATTCACGCTGTCCAAAGTTTATTTTACCTCCTCATTGTTCTTGTTCAGCCGCtgacagacttcctgttttgCAAATCTTAACTCCAAATTTCCTGAAAGTCATATTTCCCATCTTCTTCTCCGCCGTCACACGATGCTGCTGTGGaacatgaacaaacaaaaccacaaaaaagaataaagaatataaCACTAACTGGACAGAGTAGGGTCGAAGTGACGTCTGAAACTGTAAGACCTGTTGAAGTCAAAATAAGTGGACGGACTTTATTTTGCCGCTTGTCTTTTACAGCGAGTGGCTGTAAGTGAACTTCTCGTACAGGGATCCATAAATCTTACGTTACGTGACCCTATGGagacattaaatcaacatttctCAGACCTTCCTTTATGATTAAGTAAATGTTGATATTCCCTTAAGTCTCTGtccatttcagaataaaacacctTCACGGggcaccagtagcctagtggttggttaggtgcctcatgtacggaggctattgTCCTCCAAGCCGccatatttacgcccctgtgacatttctccttcaatctgaatgtcatgGAGGAGTAATGGGGGGtgaagtgacccccccccccctctgtaccgtcttcagaggcgttacagaggagaggcgGGATTAGCTGATCCAGTGGTGgggaacagcactgtgtgtgtgtgtgtgcatgtctgacagtgtgtgtatgtggagctccaaCTATGCccatgtgacctcacagacggTGACGCAATTATTACTCCATCAATCAATATGAACGCACCAAGACGTGATGGCGGCGGAGCTTAGTTAAGGGAACGCAGTCTGAAAAGTTTGACTTCTTCTCTCCAACAGTGCACCAACGGCGTGCTACAAGCCGTGGAGCTACATCCCTGATGGCATCATGCCCGTGTTCTGGAGGGTGGTGTACTGGACGTCTCAGTGCCTCACATGGTCCGTATGAGTCCACATCTCTTCTTCAGAACGCAGCCCCTCTCTGATGCTCTCTAAATGTGTTTCAGGCTGTTGCTGCCCTTCATGCAGTCGTACGCTCGCTCAGGAGGCTTCTCCATCACCGGGAAGATCAAAACAGCCCTGATAGAGAACGCCATTTATTACGGGACCTACCTGCTCATCTTCGGCTCTCTGCTTATATACGTGGCTGTTCATCCTGAGTGGCACCTCTCCTGGTGAGTGTGCTGACAAGAGGTCACAGACGACCTTCTCCCTGATATCTCGCTGAGTTCATGTTGAAGTCTTTTGTTACAGAAACTAGCTTAAGTCTCAATGTAAGCGAGGGGAGTCCCACAGGGTCGTTTAGGACACTCTTAATGATAACTCAACACTAAGTAGTGTTACATGGCGCTAGATATTCGAATTCCTGATCGTATCAGACActgtttggacttttaaaatgcatgtcaaCATCTTAGTCCAACCTACATCGGACCATAACGGACATCTCATAATCGGAAAAGAACACCTAGATAAGTCGTTCACAGTCAGCAAACTAACGGCGTGTAAACTCAGCCATCGTATCGTAATCGGATTTCGGGTTCTGCACATGCTCGAGAATTTCCGCCAGGGCTTTCACCTGGAAGTGGAAAGAGACGACATAATAAAAAGTAGTGTTGTTGCCGGAAACGGTGTCCGTCTGCTGTTATCGCCGCAGCCAAAAGATCTGTTGTTCTTCTAATATGAATTATTAGAATGTAAATAATGCACGTAGCTGTAGCGTCGTCCATCTTCTCGTACGCCATCTTTATTTGAATGCCGCCAGATAGTTAGTTGTTGCTGTGACGTTTAGGTCAACAGGAAGTGGCTCTATAACCACGTGTTGAAAGGGGTACAGCACCACATAGCGTAGTGGAGTCAACCATGCTCCGGCCATTTATACGATTCTCTGATTGGCATTTATACTCAGAAAAGTGACAGCTGTCCGTTCAAGTAGCAAATCGGTATCTGGCTTTATCAAGCTGTCCCATGTAAACGCACTGACTGATaagcttttctctctctaaaCTAAAAACTATGcttcttttttcatctctttgacCCAAACGATTGAATCATTCCTGATCGTgtataaaacacagaaacatacgATAACGTCGtcagtaacttcctgtttcctgtgaggtaaacttgttttgtgtttgtagagtgagatgtaacagctgtttgtggttaCAAACtaaaagctctctctctgtcgggATCCTTTCTGTCAGGTTGTCACACACTTTGAGTAACAACCAGAGCccgtcagggacaaaaacactACTCCAGTTTGTGACCACAGAGCGTTCAATCGAGTGGAAACACGTCCGTCATGTCCTCCTTTGTGTTTTTAGGTACGAGCTCCAGACCATCGGGATCACAGCAGCCAACACCTGGGGCCTGTTCCTCCTGGTGCTGCTGCTCGGGTATGGTTTGGTGGAAATCCCTCGCTCATACTGGAACGCTTCTCGTCACGGTCACTTACTCATCAAGACGTACTTCAAGGCGTCCAAGCTGATGACGGAGAAAGCAGACGCAGAGGAGAACCTGGAGGACGTGATGGAGGTGGGAGTCAGGGCGGTGGATGTGATGTATGAGGGTCAGCTCGGTGTTTTTTACTCTGACGTTTGGTCTGTTGCAGGAGGTGAGAAAAGTGAGTGAATCCATCAAGTATAACCATCCGCTGAGGAAGTACATCGACACCATCCTCAGAAAggtaagaggaggagaagcagcagaTAACCACAACCAAtcactgtgatgtgatttatgATCTGATGGATCTGACTCCACCCCTCAGTGCCCCGTGGATTACCAGGAGAAGATGGGCAGGAACATGGACGACTACGAGGACTTTGATGATAAACAGAACACTTATCCGAGTGAGAAGAGTCTGGTGAAGCTCCATAAACAGGTGAGAGGTGCCTTCATTACAGCGTAGTATAAATCATGTGCatggcacttcctgtttgcaggACTGCGTCCAAAGAAGTCGAGGTTGCAGTGAAAGTTGCGCTTGCTCTGATAAAGCCGATTACAGAACTTTGAAATGGGTTAAGACTCCAGCTGCTGCATTTTAAACCAACTGCACTcgaggaaaagaaaatgtctgaaaCAGGATTAAATAGATTACAGCAGAGTCAAGCCGGACTCCCAGGCTTCAAGCTCGGTGTTACACTCTCAGATTGAAGAAGTTAATCAGTTTCAGGAAGAATTATGGGAcctctgagtgtttgttgtttagcTGGAAACAAGATGCACGACACAGAAAACAGGTGGATCTAAAACTGAGCCTTGTGGGGCACCACAGGTGATCTGGGCAGTGCAGGATTAAGGATAACGGACAGACTCACCAgtagagggcgctgtatggtgGGTTTGAACCTGAGGAGGGCAGCTCGCTTTGTTCAGCCCGGTGTTTATCAGgcatcagcaggctttggtgtgaAGGGCAAAGGAGGCGGGGCTAAATCTGTCGATATGACATCACAGCTAATAAGGAAGTCTGAGCTGGAAGTTATTCATAGCTAACAGCTGGCGACACCAGAATATCTGAAGGTCGATCTTTGTCTCCAGAGGCTGTATCTTCTTCAGATGATTGACCACGGAGCAACCAGCAGAAGGTTATCCAGGTTTAAGACAGAATTTATTGCAGAGTCAATCAGAACTGTGATCAACAGCTGACACAAATACAGAACACTTAGCTACTCTCAGGAAAGCATTTAATGACCTCGTTGGGATCTGGATACAGACTGGAAGCTCTACACTCTGATGTGTTTATGTACCGTGTGTTCAGGTGATCTACGCGGTTCAGAGACACAACAGGACTCGGGTCCAGTGGCAGATCCTCCTGCAGCAGGCCATCCATCTGGAGGACGTCGCCAAGAACGAGACCAGCTCCACCCACCAGTTTGTCCACAGCTTCCCGTCGTCTGAGCCAGCTGGCTGGTTCAGCAGATACGTGTACACGCCGACCGTAGGTGTGTGTGAGCCCAGAGCCAATAAGTCATCTGAACCAGAACACAATACAGCCGATGATCCAAACTctaaaatgttgtgaaaaaatacttaacgtgtgtgtgtgtgtgtgtgtgtctgtgtgtctgtgtgtctgtgtctgtgtctgtgtagaATGGTACTGGGAGTGTCTCCTGAAGACCTGGTTTTACCGGCTGCTGTCTGTGGTCCTGACTCTGTTCAGCGTGGCGGTGGTTTGGTCTGAATGCACCTTCTTCAGCACCCGGCCCGTCCTCTCTCTGTTCGCTGTGTTCATCCAGCTGGCTGAACGAGACTACAACTACCTGTACATcgaggtgagacacacacacacacacacacacacacacacacacacacacacacacacacacacacacacacacacacacacacacacacacacactctcagggTATATCTGGTCCAGTTTATCTGACTGGTTTGTGATGACCCTTCTCTCCACCAGATGGCGTGCTTTGTCACTATCTTCTtcctgtgtacctgtgtgtactcCACTGTGTTCCGCATCCGTGTTTTTAACTACTACTACCTGGCCTCCCATCACCAGACTGACGCTTACAGCCTCCAGTTCAGTGGCATGTGAGTCAACaccttttgattattttattaacacttaaaggagcagtatgtaactttgacccctagtgtttaaaatgggtactgcagtctaaattctaaacattgtagagagctgctgtctccccccctgccccctcctctctaaagtccatgctcacacaggttgccatgtggcgGACactaaagcttcagtgtttagccagctctgcattggtctgtaaacctttctgcgttctaacttGGGTTTGTGCACGTGTACACGTGTAACCGGTTAGTAAATCATAACCGTTTAGGAAAAATCAGTCAACgaaaaccgttttttttttattttaatgttttttattattttaaaatgttttagagacacactttcaaaaataacacatactatttatttagagatgaaTAAAGCTACAAATATTCCACATTGACAACGTTACTGCGCTCACAAATGCACGTGATAAATGTTGGATAACTGACCACCGGGCATTACGTCACGTAACAAGTAAGTTTCACTTTTGACTTACGATGGCAGCCAAGACTACTCAGCGAAGTGTGGCGTGGAGGAGCCGCACTCCTGGGGATTGACTCTGGTACCGGGACGTGCCTGTGCGGGTTCTGGCTTTCCATGTCCGGTAACCGGTTGAACGTAAGTCTGTGAGCCTCTCTCACCCCCCTCTTTGGAGGGGTATTGAGCCACACTCCTTTCCCttactgcaacacctgttggtttgacctgataactgctctcatatctgacaaactgaggggcgtccaaaacggctgtgtgggggtgccttaaaaccgcccaTCTGGGCTGGTTGGTGCAAAAAGTTGATGAAGGGTGTTTGATGCAgactgtgacctttgacctgcagGCTGTTCTGCCGTCTGACGCCTCCTCTGTGTCTGAACTTCCTGGGTTTGATCCACATGGACTCTGCCATCTCCCACCAGCAGAAGGAGCAGACTGCGTACACCTCCGTAAGTCGTCCCACGGGTTTTGAACGTCACGTTCTTGGTTAGTTTCATGATGGATAAAATGAGAGAGTGACGAAGCTTTGTGTGTCATATTTGAACCAAAACTATAAAAGACcttatattgatgtttttgttgccagGGGTTTCAaactagaatcatatcaaagtttaagtTCTGTTACCATGGCGACTCCATCTGCAGGAAGCGAAAACACACCTGACCTCtcgtgtgtttctctgcagatcaTGGGATCCATGCGTGTCCTCTCTTTCATCGCTAACGGCTTCTACATCTACTACCCCATGCTGATCGTCATCCTCTGCATTGCCACGTACTTCAGGTcagtctggggggggggggggtgctgcaGTGTGGATCTATCAGCCTACATATGAAGGAGTCTGTAAAACCTCGTGCAGAGGGAGATATGGTTGTGCACACGTTACATGTCAGACGATGTAACTCGATGTCATCCTGGATTATGAGCATCTCACTTTTAGAACTTCTGACCGACAACTCCACTTCATCAAAGACGCCGCGCCGCTCTTCAcctgttcttctttttatatAAACAGCATGCCAGGTTTACTTAGTGAACATTAGATCGCCGGTTACCCGCCAGATAACGGTGGGTCTGCACTAGAGAGCGAGCTGCTCATAACGTCTGAACTCTCGGTGTTTATTATACTCATCGTCATCAAATAGAACTCTCAACGCCTCCAACAGAAACGGACCAGGGTCCCTGACCAGGATCGGGTCAGGGTCTATGACCAGAGGAGAGCCGGTCATCAGAGTACGAAATGTTTATCGCTGCGATAATCATGAAACCTAAAACTAATGAGCCAAACATGTGAAGGTCACACTTTGAGACTTTGAGACTTGGTCTCTGTTGTCGTGATGCTGCGTGCTGTGAACCGAGGCTTCTCATTGGTCGATaaaagctgtggctcagttggtagagtcatcgcctctcaaccggaaggtcgagggttcgatccccagctaagcaacatgtccgatgtgttctagggcgagacacttaaccctgcattgctcccgctgctttagtggcggtgtatgaatggattagtgttgtacttactctctgatgtacgtcgctttggataaaagcgtctgctaagtgaattgtagaattgtaaaagctctttgataTACAGTCTGATGTTATTTCTATGAATGTGGAGTCAGCTGAGCAGGTGCTAATGAAGTGTCTCCTCAGCCTTGGGACTCGCTGCCTCAACCTCCTGGGCTTCCAGCAGTTTG
Proteins encoded in this window:
- the lmbrd2b gene encoding G-protein coupled receptor-associated protein LMBRD2B, which translates into the protein MSGAALGIEIVVVFFLALFLLHRYGDFKKQQRMVLFGTLLAWYLCFLIVFILPLDVSTTIYKQCKIDHASANPIPSNHTAANTSATPTKSAPTACYKPWSYIPDGIMPVFWRVVYWTSQCLTWLLLPFMQSYARSGGFSITGKIKTALIENAIYYGTYLLIFGSLLIYVAVHPEWHLSWYELQTIGITAANTWGLFLLVLLLGYGLVEIPRSYWNASRHGHLLIKTYFKASKLMTEKADAEENLEDVMEEVRKVSESIKYNHPLRKYIDTILRKCPVDYQEKMGRNMDDYEDFDDKQNTYPSEKSLVKLHKQVIYAVQRHNRTRVQWQILLQQAIHLEDVAKNETSSTHQFVHSFPSSEPAGWFSRYVYTPTVEWYWECLLKTWFYRLLSVVLTLFSVAVVWSECTFFSTRPVLSLFAVFIQLAERDYNYLYIEMACFVTIFFLCTCVYSTVFRIRVFNYYYLASHHQTDAYSLQFSGMLFCRLTPPLCLNFLGLIHMDSAISHQQKEQTAYTSIMGSMRVLSFIANGFYIYYPMLIVILCIATYFSLGTRCLNLLGFQQFVGDSEMTSDLIDEGKELIRREKRKRQRVEDGENRRREWKERYGNSRDEYTARNRSSHEMKETSYSDTVTPRDNRQAKYSRSGGRAERDCMELLQDAEPLDFNAESLTDDALDSESGRHAGGRYLSMSSSRSRIFDDV